A single region of the Marmota flaviventris isolate mMarFla1 chromosome 10, mMarFla1.hap1, whole genome shotgun sequence genome encodes:
- the LOC114080460 gene encoding chymosin-like, with protein MRCLVVLLAVLALSQGSNVTRIPLHKGKSLRSTLQDLGLLEDFLKKHQYEFIRKNSNVGKVAQEPLANYLDSQYFGKIYIGTPPQEFTVVFDTGSSDFWVPSLSCNSEACENHHRFDPTESSTFQNLSKPLLVLYATGIVLGFLGYDTVTVSDLVDPHQTVGLSTQEPGDIFTYSEFDGILGMAYPALASEGSVPVFDNMMNRHLLAQDLFSVYMSRNGQGSMLTLGAIDTSYYVGSLDWVPVTLQQYWQFAVDRITISDVVVACDGGCQAILDTGTSLLAGPTHDILKIQQAIGATRGQYGQFNVNCWSLSGMPTVVFEIHGRKYSLPPLAYTIQGQDFCYSGFQENSNSPLWVLGTIFVREYYSVFDRTHNRVGLAKAV; from the exons CTGAGGAGCACCCTGCAGGATCTTGGGCTCCTGGAGGACTTTCTGAAGAAACACCAGTATGAGTTCATCAGGAAGAACTCCAACGTTGGGAAAGTGGCCCAGGAACCACTGGCCAACTATCTAGAT AGTCAGTACTTTGGAAAGATCTATATTGGGACCCCACCCCAGGAGTTCACCGTGGTGTTTGACACGGGCTCTTCAGACTTCTGGGTGCCCTCCCTCTCCTGCAACAGTGAAGCCTGTG AAAACCATCACCGCTTTGACCCGACCGAGTCCTCTACCTTCCAGAACCTCAGCAAGCCCCTGTTGGTCCTGTATGCCACGGGCATCGTGCTGGGCTTTCTGGGCTACGACACTGTCACT GTCTCCGACCTTGTGGACCCCCATCAGACGGTGGGCCTGAGCACTCAGGAGCCTGGTGACATCTTTACCTACTCTGAATTCGATGGGATTCTGGGGATGGCCTATCCTGCCCTTGCCTCTGAGGGCTCGGTGCCCGTGTTTGATAACATGATGAACAGGCACCTGCTGGCCCAAGACTTGTTCTCAGTTTACATGAGCAG GAATGGCCAGGGGAGCATGCTTACGCTGGGGGCCATAGACACATCCTACTACGTGGGCTCCCTGGACTGGGTGCCCGTGACCCTGCAGCAGTACTGGCAGTTTGCTGTGGACAG GATCACCATCAGTGATGTGGTGGTGGCCTGTGATGGTGGCTGCCAGGCCATTCTGGACACGGGCACGTCCCTGCTGGCCGGGCCTACCCACGACATCCTCAAGATCCAGCAGGCCATCGGAGCCACACGTGGCCAGTATGGCCAG TTTAACGTCAACTGCTGGAGCCTGAGTGGCATGCCCACTGTTGTCTTTGAGATCCACGGAAGAAAGTATTCATTGCCGCCCTTAGCGTATACCATCCAG GGCCAGGACTTCTGCTACAGTGGCTTCCAGGAGAACAGTAACTCCCCGCTGTGGGTCCTGGGGACCATCTTCGTCCGGGAGTATTACAGTGTCTTTGACAGAACCCATAACCGCGTGGGGCTGGCCAAGGCTGTCTGA